In Phragmitibacter flavus, one DNA window encodes the following:
- a CDS encoding type II secretion system F family protein → MPAFSYTALDTTGQSTTGTLNVSTRAEVYRRLESQRLTPVSVNEQSKHNATSSEPTKDKLPPAKLKRVQLILFTEELADLMDGGLQLEQALRVMNERQESPILRRVSGRIREQIREGATFSKALQNASPSFDELYCNLSAAGEASGTLPQTLRRLCISIQQIHELQSRVLGALVYPAFLMGGLVLLLIVFSVVLVPGFSDMLSKSRMEPPAIMQMVLAVSDFIAAWWWLGIVMAIGAFLLFRIYISRESGRRWWDRVQLQIPLFGPVLAARFYAQFAASLGGLVTNGIPLLNAMRLSAKATSNVYFKAIITKASVAIGEGVALSNALRKDRQLPMMLIDLIAMGEQTGRLGFALQKAATRYDKELDKKVKRLTGLVTPVVLVILFAVVTVVALAIVTSIFETMSSVRSSA, encoded by the coding sequence GTGCCCGCCTTTTCCTACACCGCCCTAGACACCACCGGTCAATCTACCACCGGCACGCTCAACGTGTCCACGCGGGCCGAGGTGTATCGTCGACTCGAATCCCAGCGACTCACCCCCGTCAGCGTCAACGAACAATCGAAACATAACGCCACTTCCTCCGAACCCACCAAGGACAAACTCCCGCCCGCCAAACTCAAACGCGTTCAACTGATCCTCTTCACCGAAGAACTGGCCGACCTCATGGACGGTGGACTCCAGCTCGAACAGGCCTTACGCGTCATGAACGAACGCCAGGAATCGCCCATCCTGCGTCGTGTTTCGGGCCGCATCCGCGAACAAATCCGCGAAGGTGCCACCTTCTCCAAAGCCCTGCAAAACGCCTCGCCCAGCTTCGACGAACTGTATTGCAACCTTTCCGCCGCTGGTGAAGCCTCCGGCACGCTGCCTCAAACCCTACGCCGACTCTGCATCAGCATCCAGCAGATCCACGAACTGCAATCCCGCGTGCTCGGTGCCCTGGTTTATCCCGCCTTCCTGATGGGCGGCCTCGTCCTTCTCCTCATTGTCTTCAGCGTCGTGCTCGTTCCCGGCTTTTCCGACATGCTCTCGAAAAGCCGCATGGAACCGCCCGCGATCATGCAAATGGTGTTGGCCGTATCCGACTTCATCGCCGCCTGGTGGTGGCTCGGCATCGTGATGGCCATTGGTGCCTTCCTGCTCTTTCGCATTTATATCAGTCGCGAATCCGGCCGCCGCTGGTGGGATCGCGTCCAGCTCCAAATCCCCCTCTTCGGCCCCGTCCTCGCTGCCCGATTTTATGCCCAATTTGCCGCGTCTCTCGGTGGACTCGTCACCAACGGCATCCCTCTCCTCAACGCCATGCGCCTCAGCGCCAAAGCCACCTCCAACGTCTACTTCAAAGCCATCATCACAAAGGCAAGCGTCGCCATCGGTGAAGGCGTTGCCCTCTCCAACGCCCTGCGCAAGGACCGCCAGCTTCCCATGATGCTCATCGACCTCATCGCCATGGGCGAACAAACCGGCCGACTCGGTTTCGCCCTGCAAAAAGCCGCGACCCGTTACGATAAGGAACTCGACAAAAAAGTCAAACGCCTCACCGGCCTTGTCACCCCCGTCGTCCTCGTCATCCTATTCGCCGTCGTCACCGTCGTCGCCCTTGCCATCGTCACCTCCATCTTCGAAACCATGTCCAGCGTGCGATCCAGCGCCTAA
- a CDS encoding acyltransferase: MPSPQSTETPDIPGVKTFAFTKIIGVENIEFGKHIIIDDFTLIYATSPMRIGNHVHIACFASITGGAELDIGDFAAISQGCRILTGTDDFKDWGFGNSTIPEKYRNTTRAPISIGKFCIIGANSVVLPGVTIGEGATVGAGSVVTKNLAPWGVHIGNRRIKERDRDAVLATYQTFLDDHASPP, encoded by the coding sequence ATGCCCTCGCCTCAATCAACTGAAACCCCCGACATCCCCGGCGTGAAGACCTTCGCCTTCACCAAGATCATCGGGGTGGAGAACATCGAATTTGGCAAACACATCATCATCGATGACTTCACCCTCATCTACGCGACCAGCCCGATGCGCATTGGCAACCATGTGCACATCGCCTGCTTCGCCTCCATCACCGGCGGGGCCGAGTTGGACATCGGCGACTTCGCCGCCATCTCCCAAGGCTGCCGCATCCTGACCGGAACCGACGACTTCAAGGACTGGGGATTCGGCAACTCCACCATCCCGGAAAAGTATCGAAACACCACCCGCGCACCCATCTCCATCGGCAAGTTCTGCATCATTGGCGCCAACAGTGTCGTGCTTCCCGGCGTCACCATCGGTGAAGGCGCCACCGTCGGAGCCGGTTCTGTCGTCACCAAAAACCTCGCTCCCTGGGGCGTTCATATCGGCAACCGCCGTATCAAAGAACGCGACCGAGATGCCGTGCTGGCCACTTATCAGACGTTTCTTGATGACCATGCATCTCCCCCCTGA
- a CDS encoding glycosyltransferase, whose amino-acid sequence MPLINQIRCLSDKIPSDFGGGSPMEKIRLMVHLATCANVSTYVEIGVYRGRSFLPMALAMKTSGGRAFGVDPYSRTAAAEDDVSDQLRPHIDHFVETTDFDQIYSDVEALIDDQDLRESTKLLRVPSSQAAGYFRDKRISIGMLHVDGNHDTRFVMEDVQLYLPLMEPCGLVILDDIDWDSIRPAHAWLNAHATLLFETSNFAVFFNGQGDDISAFPIKRRELNALFNLFKAEPFSATWTILGTIPPQPKVSISLITYNQERYVAKALDSILCQQVDFDYELVISDDHSHDGTPQILLDYQTRHPDRIRLNLRTENVGAVPNYLDNFSVCRGDYVAFLEGDDYWMDPLKLAKQVNFLEAHPDHAICCHNVMVVDANNDADRLLLKRVPASGSVIDLCRGDYISTPSCMVRNHLLDEIPDWLYTLPGCDWPLDILHAEKGKIGYLNDVMAAYRVHATGIWSGHDSKSQLETALSLTQAINRQLCYRYTRSFQIYEQQVRSALEKEAAAASTFSKDERGLNDAPGNGEQLSLAANGIHEVHREYLHAMGEIARLRDQNRRLRARLATAKEETLRLRSRLVKSRRTIASAELWQRRSWTKRAFHRWRTAPLKEPLGALQRLLRSLRKRRWLAAPPLIEPPKPAVVEISQIEPITASSRPSSNPQVLPHTEKNAFPHHPLVILDDAFPHPLSGFRFQEFHSYLEAIPGTMIHCTGEAFPTLGEQRSLEELVDLSTVTHPALRGRVQRLKEYEPLKASLAYLVFLGNIHRFQKILACSNLPFVFTLYPGGYFEVNNPQKDAFMRSVFKSPLFRHVIVTQNITHEYLLEKKFCRPDQITAIYGVVTPLEHLNRNLSLKKHYGPDKPTLDICFVAHRYSPNGADKGYDVFVEVAKRLSARHLNIQFHVVGNFDATIIDITGLENRITFHGTHVQQWFASFYADKDIILSPNLPFVLGPGYFDGFPTGCCTDAALHEVALFCTDTLQLNQVFTHGVDIVIIPYSPEQVVEIISHYHEHPDALKSLAQRGCEKVREVYSYEQQIAPRIQLLKRLIEIEIESETGSNDNATSHALASIN is encoded by the coding sequence GTGCCACTAATTAACCAAATTCGTTGCCTGTCAGATAAAATCCCTTCGGACTTCGGCGGTGGCTCACCGATGGAGAAAATCCGGCTGATGGTCCATCTTGCCACCTGCGCCAACGTTTCTACTTATGTTGAAATAGGGGTGTATCGCGGTCGCAGCTTTTTACCTATGGCGCTTGCCATGAAAACCAGCGGCGGACGCGCATTTGGTGTTGATCCCTACTCCAGAACTGCCGCTGCAGAAGACGATGTTTCCGACCAACTTAGGCCGCATATCGATCATTTTGTCGAAACCACTGATTTTGACCAAATTTATTCCGATGTAGAAGCACTGATTGATGATCAAGACCTTCGCGAAAGCACTAAGTTGCTGCGCGTTCCGTCCTCGCAGGCCGCCGGGTATTTCAGAGACAAGAGAATCAGCATCGGCATGCTGCACGTTGACGGCAACCACGACACCCGTTTTGTCATGGAGGATGTGCAACTCTACCTGCCCCTGATGGAACCCTGCGGGCTGGTCATTCTTGACGACATCGACTGGGATTCGATCAGACCAGCCCACGCGTGGCTCAATGCGCACGCGACGCTGCTGTTCGAAACTTCAAATTTCGCGGTCTTCTTCAATGGTCAGGGCGATGATATCTCCGCATTTCCTATAAAACGCCGGGAACTAAATGCACTGTTCAACCTCTTCAAAGCGGAGCCATTCAGCGCCACTTGGACGATTCTCGGAACCATTCCACCTCAACCCAAGGTCTCCATTTCCCTGATCACCTACAATCAGGAACGCTACGTCGCCAAAGCTCTCGACAGCATTCTTTGCCAGCAGGTGGATTTTGACTACGAACTCGTCATTTCTGATGACCATTCCCATGACGGCACCCCGCAGATTTTGCTGGATTACCAGACCCGACATCCTGATCGAATCCGTCTGAATCTGAGAACCGAAAATGTGGGGGCCGTGCCCAACTACCTGGACAATTTCTCCGTCTGTCGCGGCGACTATGTGGCATTTCTTGAGGGTGATGACTATTGGATGGATCCCTTAAAGCTTGCCAAACAGGTGAACTTTCTTGAAGCCCATCCCGACCACGCCATCTGCTGCCATAACGTCATGGTGGTGGACGCAAACAACGATGCTGACAGGCTCCTGCTCAAGCGCGTGCCGGCATCCGGCAGCGTCATTGATTTGTGCCGTGGCGACTACATTTCCACCCCCTCCTGCATGGTGCGCAATCATCTTCTCGATGAGATTCCCGACTGGCTTTACACCCTTCCCGGATGTGATTGGCCACTCGACATCCTGCACGCTGAGAAGGGCAAAATCGGCTACCTCAACGATGTCATGGCCGCCTACCGTGTTCATGCAACAGGCATCTGGTCTGGACACGATTCAAAAAGTCAGCTGGAGACCGCCCTCAGTCTTACCCAGGCCATCAACCGGCAGCTATGCTACCGATACACCCGTTCATTCCAGATCTATGAACAACAGGTGCGCAGCGCGTTGGAGAAGGAGGCTGCCGCGGCCTCAACATTTTCAAAGGACGAACGCGGTCTCAACGACGCTCCAGGCAACGGGGAGCAGTTGTCTTTGGCGGCCAATGGGATTCACGAGGTTCATCGTGAATACCTCCATGCCATGGGGGAAATTGCTCGTCTGCGTGATCAGAATCGTCGGCTGCGCGCTAGGCTGGCCACCGCCAAAGAAGAGACTCTCCGTCTTCGATCACGCCTCGTGAAGTCGAGGCGCACCATTGCATCCGCCGAACTCTGGCAACGCCGATCATGGACCAAACGGGCTTTTCATCGCTGGCGGACTGCACCTTTGAAAGAACCTCTTGGAGCCCTGCAACGCTTGTTGCGCTCTTTGCGCAAACGTCGGTGGCTTGCCGCCCCACCATTGATCGAGCCACCGAAACCTGCAGTGGTTGAGATCAGCCAAATTGAGCCGATCACGGCATCGTCCCGACCCTCCTCCAATCCACAGGTCCTGCCTCACACGGAGAAAAATGCCTTTCCCCATCATCCACTCGTCATCCTCGACGATGCCTTTCCCCATCCGCTTTCAGGCTTTCGCTTTCAGGAATTTCATTCCTATCTGGAAGCGATTCCGGGCACCATGATCCACTGCACCGGCGAGGCCTTTCCCACTTTGGGCGAACAACGGTCATTGGAGGAACTCGTCGATCTCAGCACCGTCACCCACCCCGCGTTGAGAGGTCGCGTGCAAAGATTGAAGGAATACGAACCCCTCAAAGCTTCACTCGCCTACCTGGTGTTCTTGGGGAACATCCATCGTTTCCAAAAAATTCTCGCCTGTTCGAATCTGCCCTTTGTCTTCACTCTTTATCCCGGGGGATATTTTGAGGTCAACAATCCTCAAAAAGATGCGTTCATGCGCAGCGTCTTCAAGTCTCCCCTGTTCCGCCACGTCATCGTCACCCAGAACATCACTCACGAATACTTGCTGGAAAAAAAATTCTGCCGTCCCGATCAAATCACCGCCATCTATGGCGTCGTCACCCCGCTGGAACACCTCAACAGAAATCTTTCGTTAAAAAAACATTACGGCCCTGACAAACCCACCCTCGATATCTGCTTCGTCGCGCACCGCTACTCCCCCAACGGAGCCGACAAGGGTTACGATGTTTTTGTTGAAGTCGCCAAGCGCCTTTCCGCCCGCCACCTTAACATCCAATTTCACGTGGTGGGCAACTTCGACGCCACCATCATCGACATCACGGGACTCGAAAATCGCATCACCTTTCACGGCACCCATGTTCAGCAATGGTTCGCTTCATTCTATGCGGACAAGGACATCATTCTCTCACCGAATCTCCCTTTTGTTCTTGGTCCAGGCTACTTTGATGGATTCCCCACCGGCTGCTGCACGGATGCCGCGCTTCACGAAGTCGCCTTGTTCTGCACCGACACACTCCAGCTTAACCAGGTGTTCACTCACGGAGTCGACATCGTCATCATTCCCTACAGCCCCGAACAGGTGGTTGAAATCATCAGCCACTACCATGAGCATCCCGATGCACTGAAAAGCCTTGCACAGCGCGGCTGCGAAAAAGTGCGTGAGGTCTACAGCTATGAACAGCAGATTGCCCCGCGCATCCAGTTGCTCAAACGCCTCATCGAAATCGAAATCGAATCCGAAACCGGTTCCAACGATAACGCCACATCCCATGCCCTCGCCTCAATCAACTGA
- a CDS encoding lipase maturation factor family protein has product MFVSYGIAGRLFPRVVALTFLIAFASWGMQFEGLTGERGLMPAGTFLENARAYADREGISAVWRFPTLLWWQSGDLWVKGLCIVGCGLALMVMAGFWQAPLLALMWVGYLSLVTTGDVFMSFQWDVLLLEAGLIAVMAGCWRWRVRDWMPSRWLMLLPQMLLVKLMFLSGWAKLASADAVWADWTALVYHYETQPLPTWLGWWAHQLPEGVHWWCCGLMFGIELVLPVVLLGVLGVEAVWGKSTRVLRGIKKGSALSMVLLMGMIALTGNYTFFNLLTAGLALTVLDDGCWPRRWRRDGAPMKREVMWRRIGQGLVVAWMLGLSLWVTLERVVWKSGNVSALSRSLAPFASVNTYGLFATMTKDRHEIVMEVSDDGIFWQALEWRWKPGDLGRAPGFVAPHQPRLDWQMWFAALHPGFVPERDMNSGRIAWFGQLLVAIVERRALVMDFFEEPPIPLESIRHVRARFYRYEFTTREQRRETGDWWTRSYVGLYSDSFSVE; this is encoded by the coding sequence ATGTTCGTAAGTTACGGGATCGCAGGACGCTTGTTTCCGCGTGTGGTGGCGCTGACCTTTTTGATCGCGTTTGCGTCATGGGGCATGCAGTTCGAGGGGTTGACGGGTGAACGGGGCCTGATGCCAGCAGGGACTTTTTTGGAGAATGCCCGCGCCTATGCAGATCGTGAGGGGATCAGTGCAGTCTGGCGGTTTCCGACGTTGCTGTGGTGGCAGTCGGGCGATCTTTGGGTGAAGGGTCTGTGCATCGTCGGGTGCGGTTTGGCGCTGATGGTGATGGCAGGATTTTGGCAGGCTCCGTTGCTCGCCTTGATGTGGGTCGGCTATCTTTCGCTGGTGACCACAGGCGATGTGTTCATGTCGTTCCAATGGGACGTGCTGTTGCTGGAGGCCGGACTGATCGCCGTGATGGCTGGATGCTGGCGATGGAGGGTGCGGGACTGGATGCCGTCGCGCTGGCTGATGTTGCTGCCGCAAATGCTGCTCGTGAAACTGATGTTCCTGTCCGGTTGGGCGAAGCTGGCGAGTGCAGATGCGGTGTGGGCGGACTGGACGGCCTTGGTTTATCATTATGAGACACAGCCGTTGCCGACCTGGTTGGGATGGTGGGCGCATCAGTTGCCTGAAGGCGTGCACTGGTGGTGCTGCGGATTGATGTTCGGCATCGAACTGGTGCTACCTGTTGTTTTGCTGGGCGTGCTTGGGGTCGAGGCGGTGTGGGGAAAATCGACACGGGTGCTGCGCGGGATCAAGAAGGGTTCCGCATTGTCGATGGTGCTGTTGATGGGCATGATCGCTTTGACCGGCAACTACACCTTCTTCAATCTGCTGACCGCCGGGCTTGCGTTAACCGTGCTTGATGACGGCTGCTGGCCGCGACGCTGGCGGCGGGATGGAGCGCCGATGAAACGCGAGGTGATGTGGAGACGAATCGGACAGGGCTTGGTGGTCGCATGGATGCTCGGATTGAGCCTTTGGGTGACGCTGGAGCGCGTGGTGTGGAAGTCAGGAAACGTCTCGGCCTTGAGTCGGTCGTTGGCACCATTCGCGAGCGTGAACACCTATGGGCTGTTTGCGACCATGACAAAGGATCGCCACGAGATCGTGATGGAGGTCAGCGATGACGGAATTTTCTGGCAGGCGTTGGAGTGGCGCTGGAAACCCGGAGACCTTGGTCGGGCACCCGGCTTTGTGGCACCGCATCAGCCGCGCCTCGACTGGCAGATGTGGTTCGCCGCTTTGCATCCGGGTTTTGTGCCGGAACGGGACATGAATTCAGGAAGGATCGCGTGGTTCGGGCAGTTGCTGGTGGCCATCGTGGAACGCCGCGCACTGGTGATGGACTTTTTTGAGGAGCCGCCCATCCCGCTAGAGTCGATCCGTCATGTCAGGGCACGATTTTATCGTTACGAATTTACCACCCGCGAGCAGCGTCGGGAGACGGGGGATTGGTGGACGAGGAGTTATGTGGGTCTGTATTCGGATTCGTTCTCTGTCGAATGA
- a CDS encoding GspE/PulE family protein: MSLAELLTQCATQAGCTQPDQCRQALSDAAERRGSLIDAVLDAGIVDEELFYPALGTALNLSFTPDDTFEAAENLHNRFPAKLALRHRLYPATLSGPDLTLLTYDPFNLDAKQAIGHEVRKRVTWGLATRRRILEALHQGYGVGAENFEELLEGRDGDGGHDDLKQETTVLDEADEEATVMNFVNQIFREALKERATDIHVEPLERDLRIRYRIDGKLLEVPVPPNMRLLQSSLISRLKIMANLDIAERRLPQDGRINLELDGNPIDVRVATIPSVNGESVSLRLLTRQKFDMEKLGLDGEILVKINKLLGMPNGIILVTGPTGSGKSTTLYTLLRQLNTKDRRIVTIEDPVENKLDGVVQIAVKPEINLTFAAGLRSILRGDPNVVMVGEMRDLETTEIAIRAALTGHLVFSTLHTNDAVGGISRLLDMGIEPFLISSSVRAFQAQRLVRTLCPFCKKPAETEASYLDAIGFPVEYRENLKQPAGCRQCRNTGYQGRLAIMEIALMTSALSEKINTHAPMPDIKAQALADGMIPMRQYGFMKAAAGITTVEEVMTVTASSD, from the coding sequence ATGTCTCTGGCCGAACTCCTCACCCAATGTGCCACCCAGGCTGGCTGCACCCAACCCGATCAATGCCGACAGGCACTCAGCGATGCCGCCGAACGCCGCGGCTCCCTCATTGATGCGGTTCTCGATGCCGGGATTGTCGACGAGGAACTTTTCTACCCTGCCCTCGGCACCGCTCTCAACCTCAGCTTCACCCCCGACGACACCTTCGAAGCAGCGGAAAACCTTCACAATCGCTTCCCCGCCAAACTCGCCCTGCGCCACCGACTCTACCCCGCAACTTTGAGCGGTCCCGACCTTACCCTGCTCACCTACGATCCCTTCAACCTCGACGCCAAGCAGGCGATTGGACACGAAGTTCGCAAACGCGTCACTTGGGGACTCGCCACCCGCCGCCGCATCCTGGAAGCACTGCATCAGGGATACGGCGTCGGTGCCGAAAACTTTGAAGAACTCCTCGAAGGTCGCGACGGCGACGGCGGCCACGACGACCTCAAACAAGAAACGACCGTTCTCGACGAAGCCGATGAAGAGGCCACCGTCATGAACTTCGTGAACCAGATCTTCCGCGAAGCCCTCAAGGAACGCGCCACCGACATCCACGTCGAACCCCTCGAACGCGACCTGCGCATCCGCTACCGCATCGATGGCAAATTGCTCGAAGTCCCCGTCCCGCCCAACATGCGGCTGTTGCAGTCCTCGCTCATCTCCCGACTCAAAATCATGGCGAACCTCGACATCGCCGAGCGCCGCCTGCCGCAAGATGGACGCATCAACCTCGAACTCGACGGCAACCCCATCGACGTCCGCGTCGCAACCATCCCCTCCGTCAACGGCGAAAGCGTCTCACTCCGTCTCCTTACCCGTCAGAAATTCGACATGGAAAAGCTCGGCCTCGACGGCGAGATCCTTGTCAAAATCAACAAACTGCTCGGCATGCCCAACGGCATCATCCTCGTCACCGGCCCCACCGGTTCAGGGAAATCCACCACGCTCTACACCCTCCTGCGCCAGCTCAACACCAAAGACCGCCGCATCGTCACCATTGAAGACCCCGTCGAAAACAAACTCGACGGCGTCGTCCAAATTGCCGTCAAACCCGAGATCAACCTCACCTTCGCCGCCGGCCTCCGCTCCATCCTGCGTGGCGATCCCAACGTTGTCATGGTCGGGGAAATGCGCGACCTCGAAACCACCGAGATCGCCATCCGCGCCGCTCTCACCGGTCACCTCGTCTTCTCCACCTTGCACACCAACGACGCCGTTGGCGGCATCAGCCGACTGCTCGACATGGGCATCGAACCCTTCCTCATCTCCTCCTCCGTCCGCGCTTTTCAAGCCCAGCGTCTCGTCCGCACCCTCTGCCCTTTCTGCAAAAAACCCGCCGAAACCGAAGCGAGCTACCTCGACGCCATCGGCTTCCCTGTCGAGTATCGTGAAAACCTCAAACAACCCGCCGGGTGCCGTCAGTGCCGCAACACCGGATATCAGGGCCGACTCGCCATTATGGAAATCGCCCTCATGACCAGTGCCCTCAGCGAAAAAATCAACACCCACGCCCCCATGCCCGATATCAAAGCGCAAGCGCTCGCCGACGGCATGATTCCCATGCGTCAATACGGATTCATGAAAGCTGCCGCCGGCATCACCACCGTTGAAGAAGTCATGACCGTCACCGCATCGAGTGATTAA
- the gspG gene encoding type II secretion system major pseudopilin GspG yields the protein MHIHTAHHHRRFKHQRSAFTLIEIILVLALLAILMGAAITTLNRGGLIEGAQEDRVKGDIQTISTALDAYSYSAGRYPNSEQGIGALMEKPTTAPIPDRWHRTLNEIPTDPWKQPYNYRFPATKSKNPYDIYSIGKDGQADTEDDIGNW from the coding sequence ATGCACATCCATACCGCACACCACCACCGCCGGTTCAAACACCAACGTTCCGCCTTCACCCTCATCGAGATCATTCTCGTCCTTGCCCTGCTCGCCATCCTTATGGGAGCCGCCATCACCACCCTCAACCGTGGCGGATTGATCGAAGGAGCCCAGGAAGACCGCGTCAAAGGCGACATCCAGACCATCAGCACCGCGCTGGATGCTTATTCCTACAGCGCCGGACGTTACCCCAACTCCGAGCAAGGCATCGGCGCCCTCATGGAAAAGCCCACCACCGCCCCCATCCCTGACCGCTGGCACCGCACCCTCAACGAAATCCCCACCGATCCCTGGAAGCAGCCCTACAATTATCGCTTCCCCGCCACCAAATCCAAAAACCCCTACGACATCTATTCCATCGGCAAAGACGGCCAGGCCGACACCGAAGACGACATCGGAAATTGGTGA